DNA from Roseimicrobium sp. ORNL1:
TACCGCAAATAGTTCCTCGCCCACGGATGCTGCTCCCTCGTCGGCGGCGCGGGCGATTTCGGGCGGCACGTTTCAAATAAGTGGTGTCGGCAGCACAATCACCGCGACAGGTACCCGTGGACATGGTGTCTCGGTTCAGGATGCAGGCTCTTCCGCTTCAATCAGCGACACCGCAATCGCCGTAAGTGGTCCCCGGGCCTATGGCATCCAGATCATCGCAGGGGGCACCGCGACCGTGACTGACAGCTCCATCTTGGTCACCCAACTGGGCGGAGTTCAGGTGGAGAATATCGGTTCCAGTATCGAACTGACAAACACCACGGTCCGAACTACGGGTCCTACCAGCTACGGTGTGAGGACGATCACGGGTTCTTCGGCGACCATCACAGGTGGATCCGTGACCACGGAGGGGCGTGATTCCGCGGGCCTGGCTGCATCCAGCCCTCTTGGCGGTTCTTCCACGATCCACGCCACCAATGTTACGGTCGTGACCAGCGGCATCGACAACTCCATGGGGGCGATCGCCGACCAAGCAGGTGATATCACATTGAACGGGGGATCCGTCACCACCTCGGGAAACAGTGTCCGCGCCGGCGCACGCGCACATGGCCTTGCAGCCCGCAATCCGGAAGCCAGTCTCATCGCCATTGGTACCAGCGTCCTGACAACGGGTGAGGAGGCCATGGGTGTGGTGGCAGATGATGGGGGTGTCGTGACGTTGTTAAACAACACCATCACCACAACGAATCGGTTGGGACTCGGTCTCTTTTCCGTGGTGGAGCAGGTGGGACCGCAGTTCCCTGCCACCATCACGGGTACCAATCTCACGGTGGAGACCTCTGGCCTGAATGCGTACGGGGTGCTCGCTCAGCAGAACTTCCTCGCTGCCCCGGCATTGGTGGAAATCTTCAACTCTTCTGTGACCACGCACGGAGAGAATGCCGTGGGATTGCGCGCCGTGTCGGGAGGGACGGTGATTGCCCACAATAGTTCCGTGTCCACTCAGGGATTGAGGGCTCACGGAATACTGGCCAGGAGCAGTCCCAGTTCAGTCACGGTAAACAACTCGAACGTCATTTCCACAGGTGAATTCGCACATGGAGCGGTCGCCGAGAACGGTGGCCTCATTGTGGGGAACAATTCACTGGTGATGGCCACGGGAAACTTGTCCGCAGCGCTCTTCGCCCTTGGTGAAGGTGGGCCCGTTTCCGTCGCGAGATTCACCAGCAGCCGCCTCATCAATCGGAGTGGCCCTACCATCGCCGTGGCAGGGGCCGCCAACATCACGCTCACCAACTCATTCGCTGGCGGAAGTGGGGAGTGGTTGCGCGTCGCCACTGCCGCCGACTTCCCCCTCCTCACAGCGCCGGAACCAGCCATCGTGGGAATTCCCGACACGCCCGACCCCGAGTTTCCTCCTGACGAGCCCGAACCTGAGCCTGAACCCTTCGCCGCGCCTGCCATCGTCGCACTCGCGGCCACACCGGGCCTGGCAAACATCACTCTCGTGAACTCTACGGTGGTGGGCTCGGCCTTCACCGCCCCGGGAAGTGTTTCCAATCTCACCATGGTGGACAACAGCCTCTGGGAAATGACCGGGAGTTCGAACATCACGAACCTTCACATCGTGGACAGCTACATCCACTTCTCCACACCGACGGGACCGGAGTTCAAAATCCTCACCATCAATGGCAATCTCTCCGGGCAGCGCGGACTCTTCGGCATGAATACCGATCTCCGGCGCATCCTGGGAGATCTCCTGGTGATTGAGGGGCTGGGGCAGGGCAATCATCAACTGCTGATCTTCAATCGTGGCGGCAGTCCCACGGGCCCCGGGCAGGCGTTGCGCGTGGTCCAGACGACTGATGGTGCCGCAGGCGCAATCTTCAAACTGGCGAACCCTGGTGAGAAAGTGGAGGCGGGCGTCTTCGTCTACCGCCTGCGTCTGGGGAACAATCAGGGCAACACGCCTGATCCCACAGCATGGTACTTGGTGAATGAAATCGTGGATGTAGATGGCGGAATCGGAGGCGGAGGTGGTGGCGGCATTCCTGAACTCAGTGCCGAGGGTCACGTGATCACCAGCACCGCAGCGGTACTGCCGGTGATCTGGTTTGGCGAACTCAACACGCTCCATGAACGCATGGGTGAACTGAGATTAGGATATGCACCCACTCCTGCTCGACATGACCCAAAGAACCCCGTTGCTGTGGACGGGAAATACGTGGTGCCAGTCAAAACCCCAGCCCCGGTACAACCGGCCGAGCAGCGCTGGGATGTGTGGCTGCGTGGTTATGGTAGACGCCTGAATGCGGATCCTGGAGGAGTCAGCAGCTTTGACGAGTACCTCTGGGGCATTTCCATGGGTGTGGATCGATCATTCCGTTTGGAGAATGGGCGCTTCTGGCTTGGGGCGTACGGCGGCTATAGCGGTGCGGATCGTGACTTTGACGAGCGCGGCGAAGGCGACACGGAAAGTGCCTATGGTGGTGTCTATGGCACCTGGATGACAGACAGTGGCTGGTATCTCGATGTCGTGGGCAAGGTGAACCGGTTCGAGAATGAGTTGGGTCCAGTTTCGAACCTCGGGGAGCACTTCCACAGCAGCTATCACAACTGGGGTCTGGGCCTCTCGGTGGAAGTGGGACGTCAGTTCCCGTTGGGCAAGGGATGGTTTGTGGAGCCGCAGCTGCAGGCCGCCTACACACACATCACCGGCGGAGATTACACCACGGAATCTGGAATCGGCGTGAACGCGGACGAGGCCGATGTCTTCCAATTGAGGGCTGGTGTCATCGTGGGATGCCGGATCGAACACAACGGGTCCATCTGGCAGCCGTATGTCAGGGCCTCAGTGATCGATGCCCTGACGGAGGGGGGCCGTATCAACGCCGACGGTGCGGATTTGAATGTGGATCTGGACGGCGTGCGCTTCGAAGGTGGAGTGGGTCTTATCACTCAGCTCACCTCGCGCGATCAACTTTACATGGAGTACACGGCAGCGTTCGGCGATAAGATCGATGAACCCTGGAATGTGAGCCTTGGGTTCCGCAGGCTTTGGTAGTGTCGCTTCTGCTTAGGCGAGCAGCGCACCCGTCTCCGGCTCGCTCAGGGCTTCGCTAAGCTTCTGCTCCAGCGCATCCGCCGGCACTTCGCTCTTGAAGCGCGTGCGCATGTTCTGCAGCGTGAGCATGGGATACTCAGCACCCACCACGACCCCAAAGTGCGCCTTGCTGTTGTCCGCTGCCTGGAACTGCTTGCCGACCTTTTGCGCGGTGAAGCTGTAGTCGGCACGCATGCCAGCCTGACGCAGGCGCTGCACGATGGCCAGCGCATTGCTGCGCTGTGCTTCATCTGCGATGATCACGTAAGCATCCAGGGCAGAGGCCTGATGCGTCCACTGGTCCATGGCTGCTTGTGCTGCGGGCGTAACCTTGATGAGTTCGCCGAGGACCACATCACCCATGGCGAAACCGCACGCAGGGAGATTCACGGAACCGTCGCTGAGGAGACCTACGAGATTGTCATAACGACCGCCGCCGGCGATGGCGCGCAGACCATGCTTCACATCAAACGCCTCGAACACCGTGCCGGTGTAGTAGGCGAGACCACGCACGATGCCGGGGTCGATCTTCACATACTGCCAGAGGCCACGGGCGGAGAGATTCTCACGCAGAGGAGCGAAGGTGGGATGATCTTCATTCACCGAGGCGATGAACTCACGCACCTGCGCCAGTGAAATGCCCAGTGCCTGGAGCTTCTCATCCGTCACGGCTTCGGGAGCGCGTTCCATCTTGTCGATGACCTGAAGAAAAGAGGCGTTCTTCTCTTCATCGAGCGAGAACTTCGCTGCGAAGTCCGCCCACAGGCGACGATCACTCAGGCGAATCACAAAGTCGCCCGGTTCCAAGCCGAAGGTGCGCAGGCTTTCGATGGCAAAGGCCACCAGCTCCGCATCCGCCGCAGGGGAGGACTCGCCGAGGATATCGACATTGTATTGATAAAACTCACGGAGGCGTCCGCGCTGCTGGCGCTCATAGCGAAAGCATGGACCAATCTGAAACCACTTCATGGGCTTCGGATAGTCGCGCTGCTTTGCGGCGGCCATGCGTGCGAGCGTGGGCGTCACCTCAGGGCGCATGGAGACTTCCTCTTCACCCTTCGTGGTGAAGCAGAAGAGCTGCTCCGTGATCTCCTGCCCGCTCTTCTTGCGATACAGGTCCGTGCTTTCCAGCATGGGGCCTTCGTATTCCACGAAGCCATGGCGTGCGGCCACTTCGCGCCAGCGGGCGAAGATGTAGTTGCGCCGACCACAATCTTCCGGGAGGAAATCTCGGAAGCCTTTGACTGTCTGGAAACTTGGCATGGGAAGGGGGCGCGTGATATGCACCCGCCTGCCCGGGAAATCAAATGCGAATGATCCTGCGCCACGCCATGGCGCACGCCATCACGAGGAGCGGAGGAAGGTGGAAATCAGGCTGCTGCCTTTTCCTTTTTGGTGCTGCTCTTGGCCGCCTTCTTCTTCGCAGGAGCCTTCGCCTTAGGTTTCGCGGCCTTCGGCGCTGGCGTATCCGTGGCGACAGCGCTGGTGAGCCAGTCCGTCAGGGGAATCCAGGCCTCGGAACCGTGCACGCGGACGAAGTCGCTCTCGCACAGGATGCCTCTCTTCTGGAAGTCCACGATTTCAGCGGGGGCGAAGCCTCCGAATTCGGTGAAGTTGCGGCTGATGTAGACAAGGTCGTTCATTCGTTCAGAGGTAGATGGTTAGTGCCAGATGGTAGGTGTTCGAGTTTGGGGAAGTATGGTTCGCACCGCGGGGTGGCTGGCAACCGAACTAATCGTTACAGGCCAAAATCCCGGATGTACGGAGGTCCGGTTTATTCACCTCTTTAAACAAGCAGATACTGTGCCGGATTGGTGTGTGCGGTCACCCGGAGCTGGACATCGGGCAAGTTCATCGCATCATCGCTGATGTTGAAGTGGATGCGGCTGAAGGATTACCGGTGTTTCGAGGCGGCTGAGGTGCCGTTTCATGCCGGGACCACGCTGCTGGTGGGTCGGAATGCGCAGGGAAAAACCTCCCTGCTGGAGGCTGCGTGCCTGTTGATGCGGCTGCAGTCCCCACGCACGAATGCACGCACAGACTTCATCCGTTTCGGAGCCAAGGCCTGCGTGATCGAAGGACGGTGGAATGAGGCGAGGCTGCGGTTCGGACAAAGCGCGACGACGCGGCGGCTGGCGGTAAACGAAGGGGTGTGCGGGAGGAGTGGAGACTACCTGAAGAGCACAGCTCGCGTGGTGTGGATGGACCATGCGGACATGAACCTGGCGCGCGGCAGCGCGGAGTACCGGAGGCGGTACTTGGACTTTACGGCGGCGCAGTTGTTTCCCGCGTATCTGCCGGCGCTGAGGAACTATGAACGGGCGTTGCGCAGCCGGAACTTTTTGTTGAAGCGCGATGCGGTGATCGCGTGGAAGCAGGTGGATGCGTATGGAGCGCAACTCGCGGCACATGGCGAGGTGCTGGCGCGGCTGCGTGCAGAGTTGGTGGAACGTCTCGCGCCTCATGTGCAGCATGCGCACGCGGCGGTGAGCGGCGCGACGGAGGATGCGGCGATTGCGTACTGGCGTGGCTTTGAAGGAAACTCGATGGAGCAGGCGTTGCTCGATGCGCGCGCGGAAGAGCAGCGGGTGCGCAGCACGGCGCTGGGGGTGCATCGGGATGATGTGCGTCTCGAAGTGAATGGACGCGATGCGGGCGCGTTTGCCTCGGAAGGACAGCAACGGACACTGTGCCTGGCGCTGAAACTCGCACAGGCGCGTGTGCTGGAGGACGGAGCAGGGGAACCGCCGCTGCTCTTGTTGGATGACATCTTTGGGGAACTGGACAAGCGAAGGCGGGCGGCGCTGCTGGAGCACTTGCCGAAGCATGCGCAGAAGATTATCACGACGACCTTTACGGACTGGGCGGATGAGGAGAGATTCCAGGGAAGTGTGATTGAAGTTGAATCAGGCCGGCTTGCTCCGCGCTAGCTCACAGACGCATCCGCGCTTCATCGCAGACCATCACTTCAGTATTTTTCTTTGTCATCGTCTGGAGCTGCTTGACCGCCTCATTCGTTGTCGGTCTTTGCTTCGACTGGCATTTCCACGACCCCGACTCCATTGCTGGATTTTTTCAGAGTTGGGTCCATGAGAAATTCGAGGGCCGCTCTTTGGTACTGGATTGCCACCCACTCCTTCGCCTGATCGGCATCCCCGGACGAGGCGACTTCCAGCCAAGTCCGGCCGTGAGGTTCTGCCAGCTCAGCGGACTGAGGCAAACTCAAAGTGGCGGTCGTACCGGGTGGTAGCCTGTCGGGGCCCAGCGCAGCTTCGATCTCATTCATCGCCTGGAGAAGGCGGGGGGACACTGCTCCCCCGAAGTTGCCAAAGAAACGGTATCTCAGTTTTTGAAATTCCGGATCCTCGTCCAACTGTTCGTTTGTGAGACCCGCGAAGCGCTGCACCATGGCATCGACTCGGGAGCGCATCCCGGGCATCACAGGATCGGAAAACTCCTGCTCCTGGTCTGCGGCCATGTTCCCGGACTTGGTGACTTCCGAGCCGACAGAACTCGAGGAAGATCGTGCGGTCGCAGGCTTTTTTACCAGGGGTGTGACGGCTGGTTCCCGTCGATCAAGAAGATGAGCGGTGGGAAGAACGACGGCAATGATGGCTACGGCGGCAAGGAGGATTTTTGAGGCCTTCATGGCGAGGATGGCTGAGTGAAAAGTGCTCACCGAGGCACCCGGAGGCGTGCCCCCTGCGGCGATCGATCCGGACCAACTCACTGACGACAGGGAATTGGCTGAAGAGGCTTGCGCGCTTGTACCTGTGGCCAGCGCGGCACCGGCAATGAGCCCCCTGGAACGGACCTTTTTCTTTAATTCACGAATTCCCGCATCGAGATATCGCGACACTGTTGCCTGACTGATACCCCTGCGTTGGGCGATCTCCTGTTGGGCTCGTCTCTCGATGTAGTGATCCTCGATACACTCTTTCCATGGCGTTGGCAGTTCGCTGAGGAACTGCCTGATGTCCGGCTCCAGCATGGTCCACGGGAGATCATCTGTATCACTTGACGCCAGTGCCACGGCTGCGGCCTCGTTTCGCCGCCGCCGTGCTTCTCCCCGAACGGCGTTCCTCGCCTTTCGTCCAGCGACCCGGCATAGCCACGCGGCCACCGACTCCAAAGGGTGATGTCCATGGCGCGCCAGTGCGAGAAAGGTTTCTTGGGTCACGTCTTCTGCGAGCGTGGCATCGCGAGTGATGCGCCGTGCCGTCGCATGGACCATGGCCGCATGGTTCTTCACCACATTTCTGAAGTCGTGGGCGTCCGAAGCGCCGGGCGGATGATTCTGCGGGCAGGGGTTCTGTTCCATAGCTCGGGTTCTCTCCAAACTGACACCGGCAAGGCGAGTTTTATGCAAGAAATGTGAGGATGGGATCTACTGCAGGTGCATTCGAATGACATCTCTGCAGATGTGCTGAGGAGGCGCCGCACCGCATCGGCTGGTACCTCTGCTGTCGTATACGTAGAAGATTATTACGACGACGTTTGTCGATTGGGCGGATGAGGAAACCTCCTCGGAACGGTGATGAAGGTCAAAGGGGGAAAGCTGGTGGTGCGCACGTGACCTTGCAGATACATCACCTCAAGACAGAGTGTTCTCACTCGTCCTTTCCGCTTCCTTTGGTGACATGAACCATCGCTTCATGTTTCCTGACTGGGTCGCGGAATACGCCAGGCTGAGTGGGGCAGGGGAGTTCAGGAGACGGCCAGTCGTTGCTCATGATGCAGATCTCTCCCGAGTCACGGGCGAGTGTTCTTGATGCAGAAAAATGGGGTCCCGGCTGGTGGGCCTGCAATGCAACCGGGTTCACGTCCCTTTGAGTCGGTGGGGGCTGCCTGGTGCCAGCTTTGTTGGTTGAAAAATGGCCAGTCCTGGCGACCTGCCTCCGGGGTGTACGTTGGCAAGGTGGCTCCTAGGCGAATTAGTGCTTCTTCGTAAGAATGTCGCGTGCAGATGGCATGATTTCCGCTGCACATGCCTGATAGTGAGGCGGTTGACTAAGCATGTTCCATGCCATGCCGCCGAGGGCACCCTGAATGAGAATGCCAAGAAGGTTTCCCTTGACGAACTATTAGGGGGTTTTTTACTGGCGGTCAGCCGGTTGCCGCTGCATTCAAGGGTCCAGTTCTAGAAACTGGCACTTTCCACGAACGCTCAAGACCCGGTGTCCCTTTCCCTGATTCCGATCACTTTGCTCAACTTCTACCCAATTTAACGAACCCCATGTCTTTTTTTGGACGCCTGTTTGGATTTGCCGCCAATGATATCGGCATTGACCTCGGTACCGCGAATACTCTCGTTTACGTCAAAGACAACGGCATCGTCCTCCGCGAGCCTTCCGTGGTGGCGGTGAAGGCCGGCACCAACGAAGTGGTGGCCGTCGGAGATGATGCCAAGCGCATGCTGGGCCGTACGCCCGGCAACATTGTGGCCATCCGCCCGCTGAAGGATGGCGTGATTGCAGACTTCAAGGTGACGGAAGCGATGCTGCGTCACTTCATCCGCAAGGTGCACAACCGCCGCACCTTCGCGAAGCCGCGCGTCGTCGTGGCCGTGCCCTCCGGCATCACGGAGGTGGAGAAGCGCGCCGTAAAGGAAAGCGCAGAGCAGGCTGGCGCCCGTGAAGTGTATCTTATTGAAGAACCCATGGCCGCCGCCATCGGCGTGGGCCTACCGGTGCAGGAAGCCGCAGGCAACATGATTGTGGACATCGGCGGTGGTACCACGGAAGTGGCCATCATCTCGCTGAGCGGCATCGTGTACAGCCGCAGCGTGCGTGTCGCCGGTGACGAGCTGGACGAGGCGATCATCAACTACATGAAGCGCGCGTACAATCTGATGATTGGCGAGCGCACGGCGGAAGAAATCAAGCTGCGCATCGGCTCCGCCTACCCGCTGGGCAAGGAGACCACCATGGAAGTGAAGGGCCGCGACATGGTCGCCGGCCTTCCGAAGACCATCACCATCACCAGCCAGGAAGTGCGTGAGGCCATGCTGGAGCCTCTGAACACGATCATTGACGCCGTGCGTACCACGCTGGAGCGCTGCCCCCCTGAACTCTCTGCCGACCTTGTGGACCGCGGCATCATGCTCGCGGGTGGCGGGGCGCTTCTGCGCGGGCTGGACAAGCTGCTGCAGGAAGAGACGGCGCTGCCGGTGCATGTGGCGGAAGATCCGCTCAGCGCCGTGGCGGAAGGCGCGGGCCGTGTGCTCAGCGAAATCGAATTTCTGCGCAAGGTGAGCACCTCGGAGGCCTGAGATGTCCATCTGGCAGGTGAAGCCAGATACACTGCCGGAATACTCCCAGTGGGTGTCACCGGGTGAATCCTGAGCCGGAGCCTTGTATCCATGAATAAACTCAATGTGGCGGCCCTTCTGCTGTTCCTAGCGGCAGTGGTGGCAGTGTTTACCTTGAAGACGCCGCAGACCCGCGCCATCCAGACGTGGGTCATGGGAGTGCTGTCTCCGTTCATCCGCGGCGGCGCCCAGGTCGAGCAGCAGGTCCAGCAGGTCACTGCCAGTCCCCGGGACGTGGCTGCCCTCGAAGATGAAAACCGCCGCCTCCAACAAGAGGTGGACAAACTCAGCATCACCGCCAGGAAGTACGAGGACGCACTCGCGGAGAACAACAAGTTCCGCGGCATGCTGGAGTACCGCCAGCAGATCGACATGAAGCTCACCGCCGCCCGCGTGCTGCGCCGCTCCTCGTCGAACTGGTGGAATACGGTCATCATCGACAAGGGCACCGCAGATGGCGTGGGTACGGACAGCGCAGTCATCACCTACGTGGGCCAGATCGGCATGGTGGGGAAGACGGGCAAGGTCGCCCTGCATACCGCGGAAGTGATCCTGCTTACAGACGAAGAGTGCCGCGTGGCTGCCCGCATTGAGGGCATGCAGGCGCAGGGCATCCTGATGGGGGAGCGCGGGGGCTTTGAAACACGGCCCGACCTGCGGCTGAAGTTCCTGGACCGCACCCTGAAGATCAACCCCGGAGCGGCCGTTTATTCCACCGGAGAAGGCGGGGTATTCCCCGGTAACATCCTCTTGGGGAAGGTAAAGACGTTTGAGATTCGTGACATTTCCGGCGAAGCCGTGGTAGAATCTGCCGTGGATTTCTCCCTGCTCCAAGATGTGTTCGTGGTGCACAAGGAAACAGCCAATACACCATGAGCTTCGTTTATAACTTCCTGGTGTTTGGCCTCCTGGCGCTTTCGTTCGGGATGCAGGAGTTCATTCCTGCGATTGCCTTTGCGCAATATGCGCGGGTGCTGTTGCCTCCGGTCTTCTTCCTTTCCGCGTCCCTCAGTGTCACCTTTCCTGTGATGCTCATCCTGGCCCTCTTCACCGGCCTGGTGTGGGATGCGCGGCACCTTCCGTACCGCCCGGAGAAGGTGCCTGCTCTGGAGGCCACCGAGTTGGTGACTGAGAATCATCTGGAAAAGAATGTAAACATCACTGCCATGCCGGTGGGCTACTCGATCATCCTCTTTGGCATGATCGGCGCGCTCATGCAGGGCATTCGTCCGCTGTTTCGCCGGGGGCGCTGGGAGCTTCCCGTGCTGATGGTGGGTGTGGGCACCTTCGCGTGGCTGCTCACGGAATATTTGCTGCTCTCCTTCGTCCGGGGCAGTTTTGCGTTTCAACCTGGGATGTGGACCAAGCTGGTGACCAATACGTTACTGGCCATGCTCGTTTCACCGCTCCTGTTGTTCCTTCTTCATACGCTTGCGCGTCTGGTCCACCATGAAGTGAGGAATGAGGGGCTAGCTTACCGCTACAATGGTCGTTAAGTACCGCCTCCGCCTTTATATCTTCACCATCATGCTGCTGGTGGGCTTCGGCGCCCTGGCGCAGCGCTTGTGGAATCTCAGCGTTGAACGAAACGAGGAGTTCGTTCACAAGATTCCTACCACCAAGGAATGGCGTGCCCGCGTGCCCGGCACCCGCGGCGAGATCAAGGATCGCAACGGGATCACCCTCGTGGCGAACAAGCCCTCTTTCGAAGTGCGCATCGACCTCAAGACGCTGGTGGATGAGTACAAGAAGATGCTCGAAGTGGAGAATAAGGGCCTGCCAAAGGAACTCCGGCGCGAAGTGCCCATGCGAAACTTCCTTTTCCCGAATCGAGGCATCATGCGCTCGAAGGAGGAGATCGACATCGTCGCCATCTTTGACGAGGTGATCATCGGCTCGTTGAACCAGCTTGGCCTTTCCAAGGAGTACAATGC
Protein-coding regions in this window:
- a CDS encoding autotransporter outer membrane beta-barrel domain-containing protein, which codes for MTAILVVAFSINLEYAGMSQVVTPVSVNGTPTTVPAGSIINVANPAIPGLNAINPGGVITANNITINLGTGATIGASAASGGVIHLSGSSVLTVTTSANQRGVLSVGSGSLIDGTGTTITTGAAATTASNLNALRVESGGAATFVNAAISTRGGGNGTLNHAVFATGSGSTVSLTGGTVETLSRGSTGLRAEDGAVITLSGTQVTTTGTYVATTFLGSHALHAIGTGTEINGTGVILNVSGATGTGDAALAEGGGSISLIGSTLTANSSSPTDAAPSSAARAISGGTFQISGVGSTITATGTRGHGVSVQDAGSSASISDTAIAVSGPRAYGIQIIAGGTATVTDSSILVTQLGGVQVENIGSSIELTNTTVRTTGPTSYGVRTITGSSATITGGSVTTEGRDSAGLAASSPLGGSSTIHATNVTVVTSGIDNSMGAIADQAGDITLNGGSVTTSGNSVRAGARAHGLAARNPEASLIAIGTSVLTTGEEAMGVVADDGGVVTLLNNTITTTNRLGLGLFSVVEQVGPQFPATITGTNLTVETSGLNAYGVLAQQNFLAAPALVEIFNSSVTTHGENAVGLRAVSGGTVIAHNSSVSTQGLRAHGILARSSPSSVTVNNSNVISTGEFAHGAVAENGGLIVGNNSLVMATGNLSAALFALGEGGPVSVARFTSSRLINRSGPTIAVAGAANITLTNSFAGGSGEWLRVATAADFPLLTAPEPAIVGIPDTPDPEFPPDEPEPEPEPFAAPAIVALAATPGLANITLVNSTVVGSAFTAPGSVSNLTMVDNSLWEMTGSSNITNLHIVDSYIHFSTPTGPEFKILTINGNLSGQRGLFGMNTDLRRILGDLLVIEGLGQGNHQLLIFNRGGSPTGPGQALRVVQTTDGAAGAIFKLANPGEKVEAGVFVYRLRLGNNQGNTPDPTAWYLVNEIVDVDGGIGGGGGGGIPELSAEGHVITSTAAVLPVIWFGELNTLHERMGELRLGYAPTPARHDPKNPVAVDGKYVVPVKTPAPVQPAEQRWDVWLRGYGRRLNADPGGVSSFDEYLWGISMGVDRSFRLENGRFWLGAYGGYSGADRDFDERGEGDTESAYGGVYGTWMTDSGWYLDVVGKVNRFENELGPVSNLGEHFHSSYHNWGLGLSVEVGRQFPLGKGWFVEPQLQAAYTHITGGDYTTESGIGVNADEADVFQLRAGVIVGCRIEHNGSIWQPYVRASVIDALTEGGRINADGADLNVDLDGVRFEGGVGLITQLTSRDQLYMEYTAAFGDKIDEPWNVSLGFRRLW
- the hisS gene encoding histidine--tRNA ligase, with protein sequence MPSFQTVKGFRDFLPEDCGRRNYIFARWREVAARHGFVEYEGPMLESTDLYRKKSGQEITEQLFCFTTKGEEEVSMRPEVTPTLARMAAAKQRDYPKPMKWFQIGPCFRYERQQRGRLREFYQYNVDILGESSPAADAELVAFAIESLRTFGLEPGDFVIRLSDRRLWADFAAKFSLDEEKNASFLQVIDKMERAPEAVTDEKLQALGISLAQVREFIASVNEDHPTFAPLRENLSARGLWQYVKIDPGIVRGLAYYTGTVFEAFDVKHGLRAIAGGGRYDNLVGLLSDGSVNLPACGFAMGDVVLGELIKVTPAAQAAMDQWTHQASALDAYVIIADEAQRSNALAIVQRLRQAGMRADYSFTAQKVGKQFQAADNSKAHFGVVVGAEYPMLTLQNMRTRFKSEVPADALEQKLSEALSEPETGALLA
- the recF gene encoding DNA replication and repair protein RecF (All proteins in this family for which functions are known are DNA-binding proteins that assist the filamentation of RecA onto DNA for the initiation of recombination or recombinational repair.), translated to MCAVTRSWTSGKFIASSLMLKWMRLKDYRCFEAAEVPFHAGTTLLVGRNAQGKTSLLEAACLLMRLQSPRTNARTDFIRFGAKACVIEGRWNEARLRFGQSATTRRLAVNEGVCGRSGDYLKSTARVVWMDHADMNLARGSAEYRRRYLDFTAAQLFPAYLPALRNYERALRSRNFLLKRDAVIAWKQVDAYGAQLAAHGEVLARLRAELVERLAPHVQHAHAAVSGATEDAAIAYWRGFEGNSMEQALLDARAEEQRVRSTALGVHRDDVRLEVNGRDAGAFASEGQQRTLCLALKLAQARVLEDGAGEPPLLLLDDIFGELDKRRRAALLEHLPKHAQKIITTTFTDWADEERFQGSVIEVESGRLAPR
- a CDS encoding sigma-70 family RNA polymerase sigma factor, which codes for MEQNPCPQNHPPGASDAHDFRNVVKNHAAMVHATARRITRDATLAEDVTQETFLALARHGHHPLESVAAWLCRVAGRKARNAVRGEARRRRNEAAAVALASSDTDDLPWTMLEPDIRQFLSELPTPWKECIEDHYIERRAQQEIAQRRGISQATVSRYLDAGIRELKKKVRSRGLIAGAALATGTSAQASSANSLSSVSWSGSIAAGGTPPGASVSTFHSAILAMKASKILLAAVAIIAVVLPTAHLLDRREPAVTPLVKKPATARSSSSSVGSEVTKSGNMAADQEQEFSDPVMPGMRSRVDAMVQRFAGLTNEQLDEDPEFQKLRYRFFGNFGGAVSPRLLQAMNEIEAALGPDRLPPGTTATLSLPQSAELAEPHGRTWLEVASSGDADQAKEWVAIQYQRAALEFLMDPTLKKSSNGVGVVEMPVEAKTDNE
- a CDS encoding rod shape-determining protein, translating into MSFFGRLFGFAANDIGIDLGTANTLVYVKDNGIVLREPSVVAVKAGTNEVVAVGDDAKRMLGRTPGNIVAIRPLKDGVIADFKVTEAMLRHFIRKVHNRRTFAKPRVVVAVPSGITEVEKRAVKESAEQAGAREVYLIEEPMAAAIGVGLPVQEAAGNMIVDIGGGTTEVAIISLSGIVYSRSVRVAGDELDEAIINYMKRAYNLMIGERTAEEIKLRIGSAYPLGKETTMEVKGRDMVAGLPKTITITSQEVREAMLEPLNTIIDAVRTTLERCPPELSADLVDRGIMLAGGGALLRGLDKLLQEETALPVHVAEDPLSAVAEGAGRVLSEIEFLRKVSTSEA
- the mreC gene encoding rod shape-determining protein MreC; amino-acid sequence: MNKLNVAALLLFLAAVVAVFTLKTPQTRAIQTWVMGVLSPFIRGGAQVEQQVQQVTASPRDVAALEDENRRLQQEVDKLSITARKYEDALAENNKFRGMLEYRQQIDMKLTAARVLRRSSSNWWNTVIIDKGTADGVGTDSAVITYVGQIGMVGKTGKVALHTAEVILLTDEECRVAARIEGMQAQGILMGERGGFETRPDLRLKFLDRTLKINPGAAVYSTGEGGVFPGNILLGKVKTFEIRDISGEAVVESAVDFSLLQDVFVVHKETANTP